The Petroclostridium xylanilyticum genome has a segment encoding these proteins:
- a CDS encoding aldose 1-epimerase: MEQRNSLETKAEQTSWQGEPAVHFCAGGYEALMIPGVGANVIELKDTVRGLNLLRTPKDAESFKARPQVYGIPVLFPPNRIEDGTFEAAGKVYHFPVNEVNRNNHIHGFLHTRPWKVTKIGAVSKGIAEVEVTYKADSTSDFYNYFPHEFECKLLYRLSSAGLKQTISITNNSSSPMPMGLGYHTAFSVPFHPESTGEDYRMWVSVNERWELSERILPTGKRLPLTEKEMSYRNQGMPPLGDPIDKHYTVLPLNINGKEFHGAILEDTSKGLRLVYEVGKGFKHWMLWNMDGNSGFVCPEPQTWVVNAPNVKLPDEITGMKLLAPGETWEETCKIFVQEI; this comes from the coding sequence ATGGAACAACGTAATTCTTTGGAGACAAAAGCAGAACAGACATCATGGCAGGGAGAACCTGCGGTACACTTTTGTGCCGGTGGTTATGAAGCATTGATGATTCCTGGTGTAGGAGCAAACGTCATTGAGTTAAAAGATACTGTTAGAGGATTAAACTTACTTAGAACTCCTAAAGATGCAGAGAGTTTTAAAGCCAGACCACAAGTGTATGGTATTCCTGTATTATTCCCACCAAACAGGATAGAAGATGGAACCTTTGAGGCTGCCGGAAAAGTTTATCACTTCCCTGTTAATGAAGTAAACCGCAATAATCATATCCATGGTTTTTTACATACCCGTCCATGGAAAGTAACAAAAATAGGTGCTGTTTCCAAGGGGATTGCAGAAGTAGAAGTTACTTATAAAGCAGACAGCACTTCGGATTTTTATAATTATTTCCCTCATGAGTTCGAATGTAAACTATTATACCGTTTATCCAGCGCAGGTTTAAAACAGACGATCTCCATTACAAATAACAGCAGCAGTCCCATGCCGATGGGCTTGGGCTATCATACAGCTTTTAGTGTCCCGTTTCACCCTGAAAGCACGGGTGAGGATTATAGAATGTGGGTATCAGTAAATGAAAGATGGGAATTAAGCGAGAGAATATTGCCTACCGGTAAACGCTTGCCTCTCACCGAAAAAGAGATGTCATATCGAAATCAGGGCATGCCCCCACTAGGCGACCCTATCGATAAGCACTATACGGTATTACCTTTGAATATAAACGGAAAAGAATTCCATGGAGCAATTCTTGAAGATACTTCTAAAGGACTTAGGTTGGTTTATGAAGTAGGGAAAGGCTTTAAACACTGGATGCTGTGGAATATGGATGGCAACAGCGGCTTTGTCTGTCCTGAACCCCAAACCTGGGTGGTTAATGCGCCTAATGTAAAGCTTCCTGATGAAATAACAGGGATGAAATTATTAGCACCGGGTGAAACATGGGAAGAAACCTGTAAAATATTTGTGCAGGAAATTTGA
- a CDS encoding precorrin-8X methylmutase encodes MEYIHDPKAIEARSFEIITETLGQRDFTDQEAKIIKRVIHTTADFEYADILEISQGAVEIGLNEIKKGSNIITDTKMAYSGINKTVLEKFGGEVHCFISDEEVAHAAKMKGITRAMASMDVAVQNPKNKIFAIGNAPTALFRLKELIEEGKAMPSLIIGVPVGFVNVVESKEAIKELGIPYIISNGRKGGSTVAAAIVNALLYMMGDKE; translated from the coding sequence ATGGAATATATACATGATCCTAAAGCCATAGAAGCCAGAAGTTTTGAAATTATTACGGAAACATTGGGACAAAGAGACTTTACAGACCAGGAAGCGAAAATTATTAAAAGGGTAATACATACTACTGCGGACTTTGAATATGCAGACATCCTGGAGATAAGCCAAGGGGCGGTTGAAATTGGATTAAATGAAATAAAGAAAGGCAGTAATATTATTACTGACACAAAAATGGCTTATTCAGGTATTAACAAGACGGTATTAGAAAAGTTTGGCGGGGAAGTGCACTGTTTTATTTCTGATGAAGAGGTGGCTCACGCAGCTAAAATGAAAGGAATCACCCGGGCTATGGCTTCCATGGATGTAGCCGTGCAAAATCCAAAGAATAAGATATTTGCAATTGGAAATGCCCCTACTGCATTATTCCGGTTAAAGGAATTGATTGAAGAAGGAAAAGCAATGCCATCCCTGATTATTGGTGTTCCCGTCGGGTTTGTAAATGTAGTAGAATCCAAGGAGGCAATAAAGGAACTGGGTATTCCTTATATTATTTCCAATGGCAGAAAAGGCGGAAGTACCGTAGCCGCTGCAATCGTTAACGCTTTATTGTATATGATGGGAGATAAGGAATAG
- a CDS encoding ABC transporter ATP-binding protein: MMSTNENAIEIKDLSFTYSTLEDNKTNEPALTHINLNFKKGEFVVIMGPSGAGKSTLVTALNGLIPHFIRGKLEGTVSVLGNDTRKNKVSSFAKDIGLVFQDFEAQLFSTNVKLEIAFAPENFNVPVDEINKRINNLLKLIRLEGFEEREPSTLSGGQKQRLAIASVMSVMPQILCMDEPTTDLDPIGKSEVFEIASRLRKDENLTLIIIEHETEEALYADRIIFMQDGKVIADGNAKDMLSDVQKMKSIGLMPLQVPELFQRLGYKEELPMTPQEGFEKINQLGYVIDEKQYNEILKSDLKREKAYRDTLIKLEDVCFSYIEGWPILKNVNMEIKNGEFLAVLGQNGSGKTTLVKLLNALLKPTSGNVQVCGLNTKEHDVFQIGKKVGYVFQNPDHQIFAETVYDEVAFSPKIRGLSKEEVEQRVKEALEAVDLQGYEKEDPFTLTKGERQRVAVASILSARPDVIILDEPTTGLDYSEQRRMMELIKRLNENGHTIIIVTHSMWVVSEYAHKVAVMKNGNLIAYGKTREIFKMEDMLKDCFLKVPHIVSLSNKMGNTVLSIDEMIACLRRP; the protein is encoded by the coding sequence ATGATGAGTACTAATGAGAACGCAATAGAAATTAAGGATCTTTCATTTACCTATAGCACCCTTGAGGATAACAAAACAAATGAACCTGCACTAACCCATATTAATTTAAATTTCAAAAAAGGTGAATTTGTTGTGATTATGGGTCCCAGTGGTGCAGGGAAATCTACGCTGGTAACGGCTTTGAACGGTCTGATTCCTCATTTTATCAGGGGAAAGCTTGAAGGAACCGTATCAGTTCTTGGCAATGATACAAGAAAAAATAAAGTCAGTTCTTTTGCCAAAGATATAGGCTTGGTTTTTCAGGATTTTGAAGCTCAGCTCTTTTCTACAAATGTAAAGCTGGAAATAGCTTTTGCCCCCGAAAATTTTAATGTGCCCGTTGATGAAATTAATAAAAGAATTAATAATCTTTTAAAATTGATTCGGCTGGAAGGCTTTGAGGAACGTGAACCCTCTACTCTTTCAGGTGGACAAAAGCAAAGACTTGCAATAGCATCGGTAATGTCGGTAATGCCTCAAATATTATGTATGGATGAACCGACAACAGACTTGGACCCTATTGGTAAAAGCGAGGTTTTTGAAATCGCTTCCAGGTTAAGAAAAGATGAAAATCTAACATTAATCATCATTGAACACGAAACTGAGGAAGCCCTTTATGCCGATAGGATTATATTTATGCAGGACGGTAAAGTGATTGCGGACGGAAATGCCAAGGATATGCTATCTGATGTTCAAAAGATGAAATCGATAGGGTTAATGCCTCTACAGGTGCCTGAATTATTCCAGCGGTTAGGTTATAAGGAAGAGTTGCCCATGACACCTCAGGAAGGTTTTGAAAAAATCAACCAACTGGGATATGTTATTGATGAAAAGCAGTATAATGAAATATTGAAATCAGACCTTAAAAGGGAAAAAGCTTACAGGGACACTCTTATTAAATTGGAGGACGTATGCTTTTCCTATATTGAAGGATGGCCAATTTTAAAGAATGTAAACATGGAAATAAAAAATGGGGAATTTCTTGCTGTTCTCGGGCAGAACGGCAGCGGAAAAACAACCCTGGTTAAGCTGTTAAATGCATTGCTTAAACCTACCTCGGGAAATGTACAGGTGTGTGGCTTAAATACGAAAGAACACGATGTTTTTCAAATCGGAAAAAAGGTAGGGTATGTATTCCAAAACCCCGATCATCAAATCTTTGCTGAAACAGTATATGATGAAGTTGCTTTTAGCCCTAAAATAAGAGGATTGTCCAAGGAGGAAGTTGAGCAAAGAGTAAAAGAAGCTCTGGAAGCTGTAGATTTACAGGGATATGAAAAGGAAGATCCCTTTACTCTTACAAAAGGTGAAAGGCAAAGAGTTGCTGTGGCTTCAATTTTGTCAGCCAGACCTGATGTGATTATATTGGATGAGCCTACCACAGGCCTTGATTATAGCGAGCAGCGAAGAATGATGGAATTGATAAAGCGTCTAAATGAAAACGGACATACCATTATTATCGTTACCCACAGCATGTGGGTGGTTTCAGAATATGCACACAAGGTTGCTGTAATGAAAAATGGCAATCTTATTGCATATGGAAAAACAAGAGAAATATTTAAAATGGAAGATATGCTTAAGGACTGCTTTTTGAAAGTCCCGCATATTGTTTCACTTTCAAATAAAATGGGAAATACCGTTTTATCCATTGATGAAATGATTGCTTGCTTAAGGAGGCCGTAG
- a CDS encoding energy-coupling factor transporter transmembrane component T family protein, which yields MNLFLYLNKDTYMHRLDPRTKIIVLIASFIIGILFSSPISLTVFSLAVIVYGATGKILGNLKRIWFILLTIGIFTIIMWAFFAQGTTPLLGPVELESLLYGIAMAIKIDIMIIAGMIFLSSTKIEEISLGLMKLGLPYQAAFAFSTAIRLVPTIIANCYTIIEAQKSRGLNADEGNIIQKIKKFVPLLIPVFLSIIRSTNTFGMALESKGFGAQKFRSSIIDSKFSKIDFFIISLSIICIVISVYLRIIGYGVVQGVIL from the coding sequence ATGAATTTGTTTTTATATCTCAATAAAGATACTTATATGCACCGATTGGATCCCAGGACGAAAATAATTGTACTGATTGCCAGCTTTATAATAGGTATTTTATTTAGTTCTCCAATTTCATTAACAGTATTCAGCCTGGCAGTGATTGTATATGGTGCAACAGGGAAGATACTGGGAAATTTAAAGAGAATATGGTTTATTCTGCTAACCATTGGTATTTTTACAATTATCATGTGGGCTTTTTTTGCACAGGGTACTACTCCATTACTTGGTCCGGTAGAACTTGAATCTTTGCTTTATGGTATTGCAATGGCAATAAAAATCGATATAATGATTATAGCAGGAATGATTTTCCTTTCATCAACGAAAATAGAGGAAATATCCCTTGGGCTTATGAAGCTGGGGTTACCCTATCAAGCTGCATTTGCGTTTTCAACGGCGATCAGGTTAGTACCCACCATTATTGCAAATTGTTATACTATCATTGAAGCTCAAAAATCAAGAGGCCTAAATGCAGATGAAGGGAATATAATCCAGAAAATAAAAAAATTCGTACCTCTTCTTATTCCGGTTTTTTTATCCATTATAAGAAGTACCAATACCTTTGGTATGGCTTTGGAATCCAAAGGCTTTGGGGCGCAAAAATTTCGTTCTTCCATTATAGATTCTAAATTTAGCAAGATAGACTTTTTTATAATATCTCTTAGTATTATTTGTATTGTTATTAGTGTATATCTAAGGATCATAGGTTATGGAGTTGTACAAGGTGTGATACTATAG
- the cbiB gene encoding adenosylcobinamide-phosphate synthase CbiB yields the protein MVYYISIAYIIDLIIGDPHWLPHPICFIGNLIGKTEKFLRNAIDRSKQLNKAKTEKIAGIFLVMIVLLTVLLIISILLYFAKKIDVWVFKQALPTTHYPLLTILTIYFLFSCLATKCLAVETRKVFFALKDNDLPQARKYLSYLVGRETSSLTEKEVIRAAVETVAENIVDGIVSPLFYAFIGGPVLAFIYKAINTMDSMVGYMNDRYINFGWAAAKLDDLANYIPARITGVVIPFASGIIGYDISRGYKIMWRDRRNHKSPNCAYPEAAVAGALGVRLGGTNVYFGKEVYKPAIGDEKRPLEIEDIARAIRIMYATSFLSLILFGIGYVLIK from the coding sequence ATGGTGTATTACATATCTATTGCATATATAATTGACCTTATTATTGGTGACCCCCATTGGTTACCCCATCCTATTTGTTTTATAGGAAATCTTATTGGCAAAACAGAAAAATTCTTAAGAAATGCCATAGATAGATCCAAACAATTAAATAAAGCAAAAACAGAAAAAATAGCGGGAATATTTCTGGTAATGATCGTTTTGCTTACAGTTCTATTGATAATTAGTATACTGCTATACTTTGCGAAAAAGATAGACGTATGGGTTTTTAAACAAGCACTACCCACCACCCACTACCCATTACTCACGATACTAACTATCTATTTCCTCTTCTCCTGCCTTGCTACCAAATGCCTGGCTGTAGAAACCAGAAAAGTATTTTTTGCCCTAAAAGATAATGATTTGCCTCAAGCGAGAAAATATTTATCATATCTTGTAGGCAGAGAAACATCAAGTTTGACGGAGAAAGAAGTAATAAGGGCTGCAGTGGAAACGGTGGCTGAAAATATCGTGGATGGGATTGTTTCACCTCTTTTTTATGCTTTTATAGGTGGTCCGGTCCTGGCTTTTATTTATAAAGCTATTAACACGATGGATTCTATGGTGGGCTATATGAATGATAGATATATCAATTTCGGTTGGGCTGCTGCTAAACTGGATGATTTGGCAAATTATATTCCTGCCAGGATTACGGGGGTGGTGATACCCTTTGCTTCCGGCATTATTGGATATGACATTTCAAGAGGATATAAAATTATGTGGAGAGACCGCCGGAACCATAAAAGTCCCAACTGTGCCTACCCCGAAGCAGCTGTCGCCGGGGCACTGGGAGTAAGACTGGGTGGCACCAATGTGTATTTTGGAAAAGAAGTGTATAAACCGGCGATCGGAGACGAAAAGAGACCTCTGGAAATTGAAGATATTGCACGTGCGATTAGGATTATGTATGCTACATCTTTTTTAAGTTTAATATTGTTTGGGATAGGGTATGTACTCATTAAGTAG
- a CDS encoding DJ-1 family glyoxalase III: MVYIFLADGFEEIEALTVVDILRRADIEIRTVSIKDKFVTGGHGIPVLADCLIEEVKAEDADMFILPGGMPGTTNLEKNEKVQQFLEHGVDNGKWIAAICAAPMILGNKGYLKDIEAICYPGFEKYLQGAVVKDNRVNVCGKFITSKGPGTAMEFAFTIVSILKSEEAAQRLKRQMQYCE, from the coding sequence ATGGTGTATATTTTCTTAGCAGATGGTTTTGAAGAGATAGAAGCTCTTACAGTAGTAGATATATTAAGACGTGCAGATATTGAGATCAGGACGGTCTCCATTAAAGACAAGTTTGTGACAGGTGGGCATGGTATTCCTGTGCTGGCAGATTGTTTAATTGAAGAGGTAAAAGCTGAGGATGCAGATATGTTCATCTTGCCGGGAGGGATGCCGGGGACGACAAACCTTGAAAAAAATGAAAAAGTACAGCAATTCTTGGAGCATGGGGTAGATAATGGGAAGTGGATTGCGGCAATTTGTGCTGCACCTATGATTCTTGGGAACAAGGGATATTTAAAAGATATAGAGGCAATTTGTTATCCGGGCTTTGAGAAATACTTACAGGGAGCAGTCGTAAAGGACAATAGGGTGAATGTATGTGGAAAATTCATTACTTCCAAGGGACCGGGAACTGCAATGGAATTTGCCTTTACCATTGTATCCATCTTAAAAAGTGAAGAAGCAGCGCAGAGACTAAAGAGGCAAATGCAATACTGTGAATAA
- the cobD gene encoding threonine-phosphate decarboxylase CobD → MNLRKDVHGGNVYRARDEYGISIGEILDYSANINPLGVPESLQKAIMNNMNLLTRYPDPDYTGAKRSLAEFNHVNESNVIMGNGATEIIFLIMEVLKPKKVLIPCPSFSEYEQAALFADCEVEHYRIKEEEDYILDSRDLMESLTEDIEMLVLCNPNNPTSQIIERKPMKDILDFCREKGITVVIDEAFIDFVDEEFNISMVDELSVYPNLFIIKALTKIFAIPGLRLGYGIGSERLIKRLELKKQPWTLNNMASLAAEILPKDRKYIEETKKWIKAERLRFFSKLSSINGIKVYEPFCNFILIKLLDDRLTSYNLCEKMAQKGILVRNAANFIFLDEKYIRIAIKDQRSNDIFLEKFVKTLEEVKATDGIYT, encoded by the coding sequence ATGAACTTGCGGAAAGATGTTCATGGTGGCAACGTATACAGAGCCAGAGATGAATATGGTATAAGTATTGGAGAAATATTGGATTACAGTGCCAATATTAATCCACTGGGAGTGCCTGAATCTTTACAGAAAGCAATTATGAATAATATGAATCTTTTGACCCGCTATCCTGATCCTGATTATACCGGAGCCAAAAGAAGCCTTGCTGAATTCAACCATGTAAATGAGTCTAATGTTATTATGGGAAATGGTGCTACTGAAATCATCTTTTTAATAATGGAGGTTCTGAAGCCAAAAAAAGTGCTTATTCCCTGTCCAAGCTTTTCAGAATATGAACAGGCAGCGTTATTTGCCGATTGTGAGGTAGAACACTATAGGATAAAAGAGGAAGAAGATTATATCCTTGACAGCAGGGATTTGATGGAATCTCTTACAGAAGACATTGAAATGCTTGTCCTTTGTAATCCCAATAATCCCACCAGTCAGATCATTGAAAGAAAGCCGATGAAGGATATCTTGGATTTCTGCAGGGAAAAGGGAATAACAGTAGTAATAGACGAAGCGTTTATAGACTTTGTGGATGAGGAATTTAATATATCGATGGTTGATGAATTGAGTGTTTACCCAAACCTGTTTATAATAAAAGCCCTTACAAAGATTTTTGCCATCCCCGGTTTAAGGTTGGGATACGGCATAGGCAGTGAAAGATTAATCAAGCGGTTGGAATTAAAAAAGCAGCCCTGGACTTTAAATAATATGGCAAGCCTGGCTGCAGAAATACTTCCTAAGGATAGGAAATATATTGAAGAAACAAAAAAATGGATTAAGGCTGAACGACTGAGATTTTTTAGTAAATTAAGCAGTATAAATGGCATAAAAGTATACGAACCCTTTTGCAATTTTATCTTAATAAAGCTGCTTGATGACCGCTTAACAAGTTACAATTTATGTGAAAAAATGGCCCAGAAGGGCATATTGGTACGAAATGCCGCCAATTTTATTTTTCTGGATGAAAAATATATAAGAATTGCAATTAAAGATCAAAGGAGCAATGACATATTTCTGGAGAAATTTGTGAAAACACTGGAAGAGGTGAAAGCAACCGATGGAATATATACATGA
- a CDS encoding QueT transporter family protein — protein sequence MKDALRMWKYTKMVVLTALSAAIYAAVLIPFKAIPLIPGFTEIRPANLFPVLLGLLFGPAGAWGSAIGNLIGDFFGTFGIGSLFGFVGNFLYAYIPYKIWGRYGILPEDDKTPTINSAKKFVEFEIATVVASTACAIVIAWGLDVLKMVPFAALSTIITVNNAIISAVLGPVVLVLLYPRIKKWGLLWSDILAPEDIPVPKLPKVYSSLVLIGAIGGLVVGLIISLGFANQAAFAAGFAAGGAGSIGVGLGILPFLAAMFYGAFKL from the coding sequence ATGAAAGACGCATTACGTATGTGGAAGTACACCAAGATGGTTGTACTAACCGCCCTTTCCGCAGCAATTTATGCAGCGGTGTTAATCCCTTTTAAGGCAATTCCATTAATTCCTGGTTTCACTGAAATCAGGCCGGCAAACCTATTTCCTGTATTATTAGGGCTTCTGTTCGGACCAGCCGGTGCCTGGGGGTCAGCTATTGGAAATCTAATCGGTGACTTTTTCGGTACCTTTGGAATTGGTTCACTGTTTGGATTTGTTGGTAATTTCCTATATGCCTATATTCCTTATAAAATATGGGGTAGATATGGGATCTTGCCAGAAGATGACAAAACTCCTACCATCAATTCAGCTAAAAAGTTTGTCGAATTTGAAATTGCAACTGTCGTAGCAAGCACTGCTTGTGCTATTGTTATTGCATGGGGACTTGATGTATTAAAAATGGTTCCTTTTGCAGCATTATCAACAATTATCACTGTCAACAATGCTATTATTTCTGCTGTATTAGGTCCTGTAGTTCTTGTACTGCTTTATCCTAGAATTAAAAAATGGGGATTGCTATGGTCAGATATCTTAGCTCCTGAAGATATTCCTGTTCCTAAGTTGCCTAAGGTTTACTCTTCATTAGTTCTAATTGGAGCTATAGGTGGTTTGGTTGTTGGCTTAATCATTTCATTAGGATTTGCTAACCAGGCAGCCTTTGCTGCAGGTTTTGCTGCCGGTGGAGCCGGTAGTATCGGCGTAGGTCTTGGCATTTTACCGTTCTTGGCAGCAATGTTCTACGGTGCTTTTAAATTATAA
- a CDS encoding GNAT family N-acetyltransferase, with protein MEIRFADVEDKIKVKEMWSYCFGDKDPFLSWYFQEKYSAANTLVVYEDSVPVSSLQMLPYKLNFHGKVIDISYIVGAATLPEARGKGYMEALLKKSIEVMHKRGNIINILLPFQYDFYRKYGWETCYYHKFYKIEMPDLKPLTKKYGKLRPVNIDSDMDAIMKIYAKFIADKNGSIVRSDKDWRSIYTDHSFEGGAAYLVEGEEGVPEGYILYSIHSGVFNIHEMGYTNREAYRGLLWFVFSHSAQAQRITWKAPMDDMAFVLLSEPRRDIVLSPFVMARVLDVEKILELLCGVVEVPDISIKVQDPLAVWNTGTFNICCGKIANEGNRQAGLECSMNTFSQLVMGFISPVQAYHLGMLQAQSMKDIEKANKLFPLCNNFINDYY; from the coding sequence ATGGAGATAAGATTTGCAGATGTAGAAGATAAAATCAAAGTTAAAGAAATGTGGAGTTACTGCTTTGGAGATAAAGATCCCTTTCTTTCATGGTACTTTCAGGAAAAATATAGTGCTGCCAATACACTGGTGGTGTATGAGGATAGTGTCCCTGTATCAAGCCTTCAAATGCTGCCTTATAAATTAAATTTTCATGGGAAAGTCATAGATATTTCTTACATAGTAGGTGCAGCAACCCTGCCGGAGGCAAGAGGTAAAGGATATATGGAGGCGTTGCTTAAAAAGTCTATTGAAGTAATGCATAAAAGAGGAAATATCATTAATATTCTCCTCCCATTCCAATATGATTTCTATAGGAAATACGGCTGGGAAACCTGTTACTATCATAAATTTTACAAGATAGAAATGCCAGATCTCAAACCTCTAACCAAAAAGTATGGAAAATTGAGACCGGTTAATATTGATAGTGATATGGATGCTATTATGAAAATATATGCCAAATTTATCGCTGATAAAAATGGTTCCATCGTAAGGAGCGATAAAGACTGGAGAAGCATTTACACCGACCACTCCTTTGAAGGTGGGGCGGCGTACCTGGTTGAAGGTGAGGAGGGCGTACCTGAAGGATATATCCTGTATTCTATCCATTCAGGGGTATTTAACATCCATGAAATGGGATATACAAACAGGGAGGCATACAGGGGACTTTTGTGGTTTGTTTTCTCCCACTCTGCCCAGGCACAAAGGATTACCTGGAAAGCTCCGATGGACGATATGGCCTTTGTACTCCTTTCTGAGCCAAGACGTGATATTGTTCTGAGTCCTTTTGTAATGGCAAGAGTGTTGGATGTAGAAAAGATATTGGAATTACTTTGTGGTGTTGTTGAAGTACCAGATATAAGTATCAAGGTGCAGGACCCTTTAGCAGTATGGAACACTGGCACATTTAATATTTGTTGTGGTAAAATAGCAAATGAGGGCAATAGACAAGCTGGTTTGGAGTGTTCAATGAATACTTTTTCACAACTGGTTATGGGTTTTATCTCTCCTGTACAAGCTTACCACCTCGGGATGCTGCAGGCACAGAGCATGAAAGATATCGAAAAAGCTAATAAATTATTTCCATTATGTAATAACTTTATAAATGATTATTATTGA
- a CDS encoding DUF2156 domain-containing protein, translating into MIQLSDITIDNKELFDKYFSMKQYEISDFTFTNLFMWRNSYNIKYAIINDFLCIFAQYKNNNPFTLMPVGTGDITPVIEELITYFDSQGNKLIIKSLTNDMISEIESRLPGKFIFKPERSLYDYVYLSEDLIYLEGKKFHAKRNHINKFLSTYDYTYHPLTAELVDECIAAEEEWCQKRNCDESEGLEQEKAAIIDALNHFERLKFKGGIIKVNNKVVAFTFGEQFAKDMAVIHVEKADPDIQGSYAMINQKFCEKEWSNVKYINREEDMGIEGLRKAKLSYRPVRMIEKSIAVLKE; encoded by the coding sequence ATGATTCAATTATCAGACATTACAATTGACAACAAAGAATTATTTGATAAATACTTTTCGATGAAGCAGTACGAAATTTCGGATTTTACTTTTACTAACCTGTTTATGTGGCGCAACAGCTATAATATTAAATACGCAATTATCAATGATTTCCTTTGCATTTTTGCACAGTATAAAAATAACAATCCTTTTACATTGATGCCGGTAGGAACAGGAGATATTACGCCGGTTATAGAAGAATTAATAACATACTTCGACAGCCAGGGGAACAAACTAATTATCAAGTCGCTTACCAATGATATGATAAGTGAAATTGAGAGCCGGTTACCCGGAAAATTTATCTTCAAACCTGAACGAAGTTTATATGACTATGTCTATTTGAGTGAGGACCTCATTTATCTTGAAGGTAAAAAATTTCATGCAAAGAGGAATCATATTAACAAGTTTTTATCCACATACGATTATACATATCATCCTCTGACGGCAGAGTTGGTAGATGAATGTATTGCAGCGGAGGAAGAATGGTGTCAAAAACGGAATTGTGACGAAAGTGAGGGTCTGGAGCAGGAAAAAGCTGCTATTATTGATGCACTGAATCATTTTGAAAGATTAAAATTTAAGGGTGGTATCATAAAGGTAAATAATAAAGTAGTGGCATTTACCTTTGGAGAACAATTTGCGAAGGATATGGCTGTTATTCATGTGGAAAAAGCAGACCCGGATATACAGGGATCATACGCAATGATTAATCAAAAATTTTGTGAGAAAGAGTGGAGCAACGTTAAGTATATTAACCGTGAAGAAGATATGGGGATAGAAGGGTTGAGGAAAGCAAAACTTTCCTACCGGCCGGTCAGGATGATAGAAAAGTCTATAGCTGTTCTTAAAGAATGA